The following coding sequences lie in one Lentilactobacillus sp. SPB1-3 genomic window:
- the tyrS gene encoding tyrosine--tRNA ligase: MNIIDELQWRGAVNQETDHDGLYDLVNDKKIGIYVGVDPTGDSMHIGHLIPFMILKRFQLAGHKPVAVIGGGTGSIGDPSGKKSERVLQSMDQVHHNEQALTAQMQNLFGDDGQFEIVNNYDWLSKISLLDFLRDYGKLFNVNTMLNKEIVASRLEVGISFTEFTYQILQSVDFLHLYKNNDVQLQLGGADQWGNITSGIDLIHKVEGSDTRVYGLTIPLMLKADGTKFGKTAGGAVWLDPEKTTPYEFYQFWINQDDRDVVKYLKYFTFLSQEEIETLSEKVKTQPEKREAQRRLAEEVTEFVHGKQAVVEAEHISAALFSGDVAKLTSSEIEQGFKNMPTVEVSSEKRNIVEWLVDVTAIEPSRRQAREDITNGAIRINGDKITDVDSEIDPSSKFDGKFVIVRRGKKRYFLAKVK, translated from the coding sequence ATGAACATTATTGATGAATTACAATGGCGTGGTGCAGTTAACCAAGAAACAGATCATGATGGTCTATATGACTTAGTTAACGATAAAAAGATTGGTATTTACGTTGGAGTTGACCCAACTGGAGACAGTATGCATATTGGTCACTTGATTCCATTCATGATTTTAAAAAGGTTCCAATTAGCTGGCCATAAACCGGTTGCTGTTATCGGTGGCGGTACAGGTTCAATTGGTGATCCAAGTGGTAAGAAGTCAGAACGAGTTCTTCAGTCAATGGATCAAGTGCATCACAATGAACAAGCTTTAACAGCTCAGATGCAAAACCTTTTTGGTGATGACGGACAGTTCGAAATTGTTAATAATTACGATTGGCTATCAAAAATTAGTCTACTAGATTTCCTACGTGACTATGGGAAGCTATTCAATGTTAATACAATGTTGAATAAAGAAATCGTGGCTAGTCGTCTAGAAGTCGGTATTTCATTCACTGAATTTACTTACCAAATTTTGCAATCTGTAGATTTCCTTCATCTATATAAGAATAATGATGTGCAACTTCAATTAGGTGGAGCAGATCAATGGGGTAACATTACATCAGGTATTGATTTGATACATAAGGTAGAAGGATCAGATACTCGGGTATACGGTTTAACTATTCCATTGATGCTTAAAGCTGACGGCACTAAATTCGGTAAGACGGCTGGTGGAGCAGTTTGGTTGGATCCAGAAAAGACCACCCCTTATGAATTTTACCAATTCTGGATTAATCAAGATGATCGTGACGTTGTTAAATATTTGAAGTACTTTACTTTCTTAAGCCAAGAAGAAATTGAGACATTATCTGAGAAGGTTAAGACACAACCAGAGAAGCGTGAAGCACAGAGACGTTTGGCAGAAGAAGTCACAGAGTTTGTTCATGGTAAGCAAGCTGTTGTTGAAGCAGAACATATTTCAGCTGCATTGTTCTCTGGGGATGTCGCTAAATTGACGTCATCAGAAATTGAGCAAGGATTTAAAAACATGCCTACAGTTGAAGTGTCATCAGAAAAGCGCAACATTGTTGAGTGGCTGGTAGACGTAACAGCTATTGAACCTTCTCGTCGTCAAGCACGTGAAGATATTACTAACGGTGCAATCAGAATTAATGGAGACAAGATCACTGATGTTGATAGTGAGATTGATCCTTCATCTAAGTTCGATGGTAAGTTTGTGATCGTTAGACGTGGTAAGAAACGTTACTTCCTTGCTAAAGTAAAATAG
- a CDS encoding MerR family transcriptional regulator, whose translation MVETSKGGLFNTEKLIFGIRQVTQITGVSSRQLRYWEQQNYISPIQQKKGTSRQYDMHTLLKIANIQRFLSQGFTLSVAVEKAIKVGREAPLIRDFVLSRMNGVNIESDDRATIDFGFLDDSHKQRVLGVIDHGKTSFEIIDEV comes from the coding sequence TTGGTAGAAACTTCAAAGGGTGGTTTGTTTAATACTGAAAAGTTAATATTTGGTATTCGACAAGTGACTCAAATAACTGGCGTTTCTTCACGTCAATTAAGATATTGGGAACAACAAAATTATATTTCACCGATCCAACAAAAAAAGGGAACTTCTCGTCAGTATGATATGCATACATTGCTAAAAATCGCTAATATTCAGCGCTTCTTAAGCCAAGGGTTTACATTGTCAGTGGCTGTGGAAAAGGCTATTAAGGTGGGACGAGAAGCTCCATTAATCAGAGACTTTGTTTTGTCACGGATGAATGGTGTCAACATTGAGTCAGACGATCGAGCAACCATTGACTTTGGATTTTTAGATGACAGCCATAAGCAACGGGTGCTTGGAGTTATTGATCATGGCAAGACCTCTTTTGAAATTATTGATGAGGTATAA
- a CDS encoding MDR family MFS transporter — protein MVATIVFGTFITILSSTMLATAYPALMKAFDASTSTVQWLTTGFMMVNGVMIPITAWLLNRFSSRTLYMTAMSLFLVGTILAFVASDFSTIFIGRLIQGIAVGITMPLAQTVNLSIFPPEKRGTIMGILGLAIGMAPAIGPTLSGFIIDSYSWRMLFGMLIPFIIVVIIISFFTVKTVIPTSKSSLDWWSAALSTAGFGSMLYGFSEVGDKGWTDPLVISTIIIGIIIVAFFVIRQLKSAHPFLNLTVFKTRTFSLTTTLSAIVNIAMVGVEMVLPIYLQTIRGDSALQSGLTLLPGALMIGVMSPITGRIFDKIGAKRLAITGLTLLTLGTIPFLFLTKETPLLFLIITYAIRMVGVAMALMPITTSGMNSLPLNLVSHATAVNNTVRQVASSMGTAILVSVLSNVTKNSMPGKSLLASMPLLYKEHATNAVLTGYAAAFSIAVVFSVAGLIIAFFLNDKNTVNPLAGGEK, from the coding sequence ATGGTCGCAACTATTGTTTTTGGAACATTCATCACCATCCTAAGTAGTACTATGTTAGCTACTGCTTATCCTGCCCTTATGAAGGCATTTGATGCTAGTACGTCAACTGTCCAGTGGTTAACCACTGGTTTCATGATGGTAAATGGGGTTATGATTCCAATTACTGCTTGGTTGTTGAATCGATTTAGTTCAAGAACCTTGTATATGACTGCTATGTCACTATTTTTGGTTGGTACGATACTCGCATTCGTTGCCTCCGACTTTAGTACTATATTTATTGGTCGCTTGATTCAAGGTATTGCCGTTGGTATTACTATGCCACTTGCTCAAACAGTCAACCTTTCAATCTTCCCTCCTGAAAAACGTGGAACCATCATGGGTATCCTTGGATTAGCTATTGGAATGGCTCCAGCTATTGGACCAACTCTTTCAGGATTTATCATTGATAGTTACTCATGGAGAATGTTATTTGGAATGTTGATTCCATTCATCATTGTCGTTATTATCATTTCGTTCTTCACAGTTAAAACTGTTATCCCAACTTCTAAATCATCATTGGACTGGTGGTCAGCTGCATTATCAACAGCCGGTTTTGGTTCAATGTTGTATGGATTCTCAGAAGTTGGTGACAAAGGCTGGACTGACCCACTTGTTATCTCAACGATTATCATAGGTATCATCATCGTTGCATTCTTTGTAATTCGTCAATTGAAGTCAGCACATCCATTCCTCAATCTAACTGTTTTCAAGACTAGAACATTTAGTTTAACCACTACTCTATCAGCCATCGTCAACATCGCCATGGTTGGTGTTGAAATGGTATTACCAATCTACTTGCAAACAATCAGAGGCGACTCAGCTTTGCAATCAGGATTAACACTACTTCCTGGCGCTTTGATGATTGGTGTAATGAGCCCAATTACTGGTCGGATCTTCGATAAAATTGGTGCCAAGCGTTTAGCTATCACTGGTTTAACACTTCTTACACTAGGAACAATTCCTTTCTTATTCTTAACTAAGGAAACACCATTACTATTCTTAATCATTACGTACGCTATTCGAATGGTCGGAGTTGCCATGGCCTTGATGCCTATCACCACTTCTGGTATGAACTCCCTTCCACTTAACTTGGTCAGTCACGCCACTGCTGTTAACAACACTGTTCGCCAGGTTGCTAGTTCAATGGGTACTGCCATCTTAGTCAGTGTTTTATCTAATGTTACTAAGAACTCAATGCCCGGTAAGTCTTTATTAGCTTCAATGCCATTACTATATAAAGAACATGCTACTAACGCCGTATTAACTGGTTATGCTGCAGCCTTCTCAATCGCTGTTGTATTCTCAGTTGCTGGTCTAATCATTGCGTTCTTCTTGAATGACAAAAACACCGTAAATCCATTAGCCGGAGGTGAAAAATAA
- a CDS encoding DUF4811 domain-containing protein, whose amino-acid sequence MGIALIIIFVIIFASSFIGMKQGWLRNITWIISIVGLMASLATITLGDSQHLGMKKETVTSIKQIDPAFAIKNMDMNVAIKSPVGTKDESVVVYKNKEAKKTTHTQADANTVNKFSRNREQSAQLLTTTKRYTYKNNFFKIFYAGLGTNHQYISRVNKFEITNDWIVLTPKQVKTLQAQMKSQQANSKKMLAAVIKKQVMAARMQDPAMTPAQQAALVKKIQAAAVAKANSEAKAKLKAMSIE is encoded by the coding sequence ATGGGAATCGCGTTAATTATAATCTTCGTGATAATATTTGCTTCATCATTCATTGGCATGAAGCAAGGCTGGCTTCGAAACATTACATGGATCATTTCAATTGTTGGCTTAATGGCTTCCTTAGCTACTATTACCTTAGGTGATTCACAACATTTAGGAATGAAAAAAGAAACAGTCACTTCTATCAAACAAATCGATCCAGCATTTGCAATTAAAAACATGGATATGAACGTAGCTATTAAGAGTCCTGTAGGTACTAAGGATGAAAGTGTTGTTGTTTACAAAAACAAAGAAGCTAAGAAAACTACTCATACTCAAGCAGATGCTAATACTGTTAATAAATTCTCACGTAATCGTGAACAATCAGCTCAATTATTAACAACTACTAAACGTTACACTTACAAGAATAATTTCTTTAAAATATTCTATGCAGGTTTAGGTACTAATCATCAGTACATTTCTCGAGTTAACAAATTCGAAATTACTAACGATTGGATCGTTTTAACTCCTAAACAAGTTAAAACCCTTCAGGCACAAATGAAATCTCAACAAGCTAACTCTAAAAAGATGCTTGCTGCAGTTATCAAGAAACAAGTTATGGCTGCTAGAATGCAAGACCCAGCTATGACACCTGCCCAACAAGCTGCACTTGTTAAGAAGATTCAAGCCGCTGCTGTTGCGAAAGCAAACAGTGAAGCTAAGGCTAAATTAAAGGCAATGTCCATCGAGTAA
- a CDS encoding NAD(P)-dependent oxidoreductase, whose product MKIGFIGTGIMGSGMIHNLLAADYTVNVFNRTKKHADSVIKQGAIWQESVAELTKNSDVIISIVGFPKDVEEVYFSDEGILTNSHAGQTVIDMTTSSPILANRIALEAETVGVTSLDAPVSGGDVGAQQGTLTIMVGGDKDIYQKMQPVFNAMGSSINRFGEAGMGQHAKMANQIMIAGTMTGMIESLVYADKVGLDKASVIDMTSGGAAQNWSMDNYGPRVLKGDYQPGFMAKHFLKDLRIVLTVANDLNLELPGTTVAEQLYDKMVQNPEWADLGTQGLIKLYESQNDKKGTNH is encoded by the coding sequence ATGAAAATTGGATTTATCGGCACTGGAATTATGGGTAGTGGGATGATCCATAATTTACTAGCGGCGGATTACACAGTCAACGTGTTTAATCGAACTAAAAAACATGCTGATTCAGTAATTAAGCAAGGAGCTATATGGCAGGAATCAGTAGCAGAGTTAACTAAAAACAGTGACGTGATAATTAGTATTGTTGGCTTCCCTAAAGATGTTGAAGAAGTTTATTTTAGTGATGAAGGAATTCTTACAAATTCACATGCTGGTCAAACTGTGATCGACATGACCACAAGTTCACCAATTTTGGCTAATAGAATCGCCTTAGAAGCGGAAACGGTAGGAGTAACATCTTTGGATGCACCTGTCTCTGGAGGCGATGTTGGCGCTCAACAAGGGACCTTAACGATCATGGTAGGTGGGGACAAAGACATCTACCAGAAAATGCAGCCGGTATTTAATGCTATGGGCAGTTCAATCAATCGATTTGGCGAAGCAGGAATGGGACAACATGCTAAGATGGCCAATCAAATTATGATTGCTGGCACAATGACAGGCATGATCGAATCGCTAGTATATGCAGATAAAGTTGGTCTTGATAAAGCGAGCGTGATCGATATGACAAGTGGGGGAGCAGCGCAAAACTGGAGTATGGATAATTATGGTCCACGGGTGCTAAAGGGCGATTATCAACCAGGGTTTATGGCTAAACACTTCTTGAAAGATTTAAGAATCGTTTTGACTGTGGCTAATGATTTAAATCTTGAGCTTCCTGGAACCACCGTTGCTGAACAACTTTATGATAAGATGGTGCAAAATCCTGAATGGGCTGATTTAGGAACTCAAGGATTAATAAAATTATATGAATCTCAGAATGACAAAAAAGGAACCAACCACTAA
- a CDS encoding iron-containing alcohol dehydrogenase, giving the protein MKENFDFLMPSVNFFGKGVIKKIGDRAKMLNMTKPLIVTDKFLRSMDNGPVAQTLASLDAAGVDYAIYDGVEPNPKVRNIQAAKQVYLDNNCDSIITVGGGSSHDAGKGTGIILTNGDDITKLAGIETLENPLPPLMAVNTTAGTASELTRHCVITNEETKLKFVVVSWRNVPLVSFNDPMLMLDVPAGLTAATGMDTFVQAIEPYVSTNRNDITDGQCVEAIKLVEESLREAVANGHDIEARTKMVEAEMLGGMAFNNADLGYVHAMAHQLGGQYDAPHGVCCAMLLPIVEKYNIIAAPERFAELAKIMGEDTTGLSTRDAAELSIKAMRQMCDDVNIPRSIKSIGAKPEDFELMAENALKDGNAFSNPRKGTKEDIIKLFQEAYDAE; this is encoded by the coding sequence ATGAAAGAAAATTTCGATTTCTTAATGCCTAGTGTTAACTTTTTTGGTAAGGGTGTCATCAAGAAGATTGGTGATCGTGCCAAAATGTTAAACATGACTAAGCCATTGATCGTAACTGATAAATTCTTGCGTTCTATGGATAACGGTCCAGTTGCTCAAACATTGGCATCATTAGATGCTGCCGGAGTAGACTACGCAATTTATGATGGTGTTGAACCAAACCCTAAAGTAAGAAATATTCAAGCAGCTAAGCAAGTTTACTTAGACAATAATTGTGACAGTATTATCACTGTTGGTGGTGGTTCTTCACATGATGCTGGTAAAGGAACTGGAATCATCTTGACTAATGGTGATGACATTACTAAGTTAGCCGGAATCGAAACTCTTGAAAATCCACTTCCTCCTTTGATGGCTGTTAACACAACTGCCGGAACTGCTTCTGAATTAACTCGTCACTGTGTTATCACTAATGAAGAGACTAAATTGAAGTTCGTAGTTGTTTCATGGAGAAACGTTCCTCTAGTTTCATTCAATGATCCAATGTTGATGTTGGATGTTCCTGCTGGCTTGACTGCCGCAACAGGAATGGACACATTCGTACAAGCTATTGAACCATATGTTTCAACCAATCGCAACGACATTACTGACGGCCAATGTGTTGAAGCTATCAAGTTAGTTGAAGAAAGCCTTCGTGAAGCCGTAGCTAATGGTCACGATATTGAAGCTAGAACTAAGATGGTTGAAGCAGAAATGCTTGGCGGAATGGCATTTAATAATGCTGACCTTGGATATGTTCATGCCATGGCTCACCAACTTGGTGGTCAATATGACGCTCCTCATGGTGTATGTTGTGCAATGCTTTTGCCAATCGTAGAAAAGTACAATATTATCGCAGCACCTGAAAGATTTGCTGAATTAGCAAAGATCATGGGTGAAGACACTACTGGACTTTCAACTCGTGATGCTGCTGAATTGTCAATTAAGGCAATGAGACAAATGTGTGACGATGTTAATATTCCAAGAAGTATCAAGTCAATTGGTGCAAAGCCAGAAGACTTTGAGCTAATGGCAGAAAATGCTCTTAAGGATGGTAATGCATTCTCTAACCCACGTAAAGGTACTAAAGAAGACATCATCAAATTATTCCAAGAAGCATATGACGCTGAATAA
- the trhA gene encoding PAQR family membrane homeostasis protein TrhA, whose amino-acid sequence MLSERTKQIIYEAANAVTHGIAFIISIILSAMLVSKSVRDGLSNTAIVSLIIYSVTVCGLYLASTLFHCLVFTRARRFFQILDHSNIFILIAGTYTPYCIVFLHSQAAYWLLAVIWGLSLAGIGFHILGHGKYQKIETTVYVIMGWLCLILGKELYVALAPQGFWLLVTGGVIFTTGAIIYSFKRIPGLHLIWHFFVMGGTLAMFISIYMNV is encoded by the coding sequence ATGTTGAGCGAACGAACCAAACAAATTATTTACGAGGCAGCAAACGCAGTAACTCATGGAATTGCTTTTATTATATCCATTATCTTAAGCGCGATGTTAGTCAGCAAATCTGTTAGAGACGGATTATCGAATACTGCAATCGTCAGTTTAATAATTTACAGTGTTACAGTCTGTGGGCTTTACCTGGCATCAACCTTGTTTCATTGTTTGGTTTTCACTAGGGCCAGACGTTTCTTTCAAATCTTGGATCATAGTAATATTTTTATTTTAATCGCTGGAACTTACACGCCATATTGTATTGTTTTTTTACATAGTCAGGCAGCGTACTGGCTGTTAGCGGTTATTTGGGGATTGAGCTTGGCTGGAATTGGTTTTCATATTCTTGGCCATGGTAAATATCAAAAAATTGAGACAACAGTTTACGTGATTATGGGATGGTTATGCTTGATACTTGGAAAAGAATTATATGTTGCCTTGGCACCGCAAGGATTTTGGCTGTTGGTAACTGGTGGAGTGATATTTACCACTGGTGCCATTATTTACAGTTTTAAAAGGATCCCCGGATTACATTTGATTTGGCATTTCTTCGTTATGGGAGGAACACTCGCTATGTTTATTTCTATATATATGAATGTTTGA
- a CDS encoding DUF1836 domain-containing protein: MAEPTVKLPEYAELPVIDLYMDQLLGMVNQYTNELVDQPITKSMINSYVKKQIIEKPTNKKYSTDQLAELILISIYKSILPLPSIAKVLTIVRNNLAIAKVFDNVVYSFNNQLESTKKMEFSDGELIKKSAEFLAINQKIKQQINHL, encoded by the coding sequence ATGGCAGAACCCACCGTTAAATTACCTGAATATGCTGAACTTCCAGTAATAGATCTGTATATGGATCAACTATTGGGAATGGTCAACCAATACACTAACGAATTAGTTGATCAGCCCATCACCAAGTCAATGATTAACAGCTATGTAAAAAAGCAGATAATTGAAAAGCCAACCAATAAAAAATACAGCACAGATCAATTGGCAGAATTAATATTGATTTCTATATATAAATCAATATTACCTTTACCATCAATTGCTAAAGTCTTAACGATTGTAAGAAATAATCTTGCCATCGCCAAGGTGTTTGATAATGTGGTCTACAGCTTTAATAATCAACTCGAAAGCACCAAGAAAATGGAATTCTCAGATGGAGAATTAATTAAAAAATCAGCCGAGTTTTTGGCTATAAATCAAAAAATTAAACAACAAATTAATCACCTTTAG
- a CDS encoding D-alanyl-D-alanine carboxypeptidase family protein, giving the protein MKLTKLFKTVIITAVASVSFTTLSGIAMNQEVTTHAATGSTGVQYAKSAAAIDVTKSKVAWSKNGNTLRPIASISKLMTLYLVRQKLDNSSATWNSKVNTSSAGLKSMGRSSVYGGFKFNKNSYTVRDLYLAALIESSNNAAIALGQWVAGGSNAAANKKFIGMMNTQAQKWNFTRAKFVSANGMENSELAPYGYKVSGVYANLMSANYVAHMARHFINDYPDVVKDSSIPSMTVDGQTLYNYNNLLPGRRYYQASLNVDGLKTGYTGPAGYCFVGTAKKAGHDRIVTVVLHDENEFTETRSLMNYMYNNNLA; this is encoded by the coding sequence ATGAAGTTAACTAAGTTATTCAAGACAGTCATTATTACGGCTGTCGCATCAGTATCATTTACCACCCTTTCTGGTATCGCCATGAACCAGGAAGTTACCACCCATGCTGCAACAGGTTCTACTGGAGTACAGTATGCCAAATCTGCTGCCGCAATTGACGTTACCAAAAGTAAAGTTGCTTGGTCAAAAAATGGTAACACTTTAAGACCAATTGCATCGATTTCTAAGTTAATGACGCTTTATTTAGTTCGACAAAAACTAGATAACTCATCTGCAACTTGGAATTCTAAAGTCAATACTAGCTCAGCTGGTTTAAAGTCAATGGGACGATCTTCTGTATATGGCGGATTTAAATTCAACAAAAATTCTTATACTGTTCGTGACCTCTATCTTGCAGCATTGATTGAATCTTCAAATAACGCTGCAATCGCATTAGGCCAATGGGTCGCTGGTGGTTCAAATGCAGCCGCAAACAAAAAATTCATTGGTATGATGAATACTCAAGCTCAAAAGTGGAACTTTACTAGAGCAAAATTCGTGTCTGCTAACGGTATGGAAAACAGTGAATTAGCGCCTTATGGTTATAAAGTTTCTGGAGTTTACGCTAACCTAATGTCTGCCAACTACGTGGCTCACATGGCTCGCCACTTCATCAACGATTACCCCGATGTTGTTAAAGACTCAAGCATCCCTAGCATGACTGTCGATGGCCAAACTCTTTACAACTACAACAACTTGCTTCCAGGCAGAAGATACTATCAAGCTTCTCTGAACGTTGATGGTTTAAAAACTGGTTATACCGGCCCTGCTGGTTACTGTTTCGTAGGAACTGCTAAAAAAGCTGGTCATGATCGTATCGTTACCGTTGTTCTTCATGATGAAAACGAATTTACTGAAACTCGTTCATTGATGAACTACATGTATAACAATAATCTGGCTTAA
- a CDS encoding phosphoglycerate dehydrogenase, which translates to MENNNVVVPKGMLEAGNKYLIDHGFNPIVVDNDAEAILKQAKDAVGAILFTEPFTAKTIDQMPNLKVIARHGVGYDAVDYDYAASKGIWVTITPNANASTVAETTLADMFDLSKNITKYAGIMKQGESARPLGFDLAGKTLGIMGFGRIGQLVAEKVSGLGMNVLINSRTPKDTKLGKFVDRETILREADILSLHMPVTEETRHSIGMNEFKKMKKTASLINLGRGALINQDELIEALKNGEIAQAALDVTEPEPLPRDSELYNLDNVLLTPHIAANTVESMTRMAVDAASEVVRVLNNEQPQWPVNHID; encoded by the coding sequence ATGGAAAATAACAATGTCGTCGTGCCAAAAGGTATGCTTGAAGCGGGAAATAAGTATTTAATAGATCATGGATTTAATCCGATTGTGGTTGATAATGATGCGGAAGCGATTTTGAAGCAAGCCAAAGATGCTGTTGGAGCGATTTTATTTACCGAGCCATTCACCGCTAAAACTATTGATCAAATGCCTAATTTAAAAGTAATTGCCAGACATGGGGTTGGTTATGATGCAGTTGATTATGATTACGCTGCATCTAAAGGAATTTGGGTAACTATTACACCCAATGCTAATGCATCCACGGTGGCCGAAACCACATTAGCGGATATGTTTGACTTATCAAAAAATATCACAAAATATGCAGGAATAATGAAGCAAGGCGAATCTGCCCGACCATTAGGATTTGATTTAGCTGGCAAAACTTTAGGTATCATGGGATTTGGCCGAATTGGCCAGTTGGTTGCCGAAAAAGTTAGCGGATTAGGTATGAACGTCTTAATAAATAGTCGCACGCCTAAAGATACTAAATTAGGAAAATTTGTGGATCGTGAAACGATTTTACGGGAAGCTGATATTTTATCGTTACACATGCCAGTGACAGAAGAAACTCGTCACAGCATTGGGATGAACGAGTTTAAGAAAATGAAAAAAACTGCATCATTGATTAATCTTGGTCGCGGAGCTTTAATTAACCAAGATGAATTGATTGAAGCATTGAAGAATGGTGAAATTGCTCAGGCAGCGCTTGATGTCACTGAACCTGAGCCACTTCCACGAGATTCAGAATTGTATAATTTGGACAATGTTTTATTAACTCCTCATATTGCTGCTAATACTGTTGAGAGTATGACTAGAATGGCAGTTGATGCGGCTAGTGAGGTTGTGCGTGTATTGAACAATGAACAACCACAGTGGCCAGTAAATCACATTGATTAA
- a CDS encoding GNAT family N-acetyltransferase: MIEFVMAKESDLPFIVDVYNATIPSRMATGDVNPVTVADRRNWFHSHNSQTRPLFVVKMNDQLAGWFSLNDFYDRDAYNKLAEISIYVHSDYRHQHVGSQILEYVDENARDYGIDTVVSLVFGHNLPSIGLFKSHGYDKWGLMPKIAEMDDQKYDLVILGKHL; the protein is encoded by the coding sequence TTGATTGAATTTGTAATGGCTAAAGAAAGCGATTTGCCGTTTATTGTAGACGTCTATAATGCGACAATCCCAAGCCGAATGGCAACGGGGGATGTTAATCCTGTCACGGTGGCCGATAGAAGAAACTGGTTTCACAGTCATAACTCGCAGACCAGACCGTTGTTTGTTGTTAAGATGAATGATCAGTTAGCCGGTTGGTTTAGCCTAAATGACTTCTACGATCGGGATGCGTACAATAAATTAGCTGAAATAAGTATTTATGTTCATTCGGATTATCGCCATCAACACGTGGGTTCTCAAATACTTGAATATGTAGATGAAAACGCTCGTGATTATGGCATAGATACTGTTGTATCGTTGGTGTTTGGTCATAATCTACCAAGTATTGGATTATTTAAATCACATGGATACGACAAATGGGGACTAATGCCTAAAATTGCTGAAATGGATGACCAGAAGTATGATTTAGTGATTTTGGGAAAACATCTTTAA